One Erysipelothrix amsterdamensis DNA window includes the following coding sequences:
- a CDS encoding thiamine pyrophosphate-dependent dehydrogenase E1 component subunit alpha, translating into MTKVIDYKKILKETNTEPKLFQIMDENGKIVNKDYFPELTDEQMVEMMEVMVWGREYNNRVSILSRQGIIGNLPPTEGQEAAQLISQYALQEGDWLLPTYRDVPPLIRHGIETRQAMNWYNGHTDGFAYDHSIKAFPPQVIIGAQIIQAAGVGLGLKKNKKENVAMTYIGDGGTSQGDFYEGLNFAGVYDAPVIFIAQNNGFGISVPRSFQTKSATLSQKGIGVGIAHLFVDGMDPFAVYAATKAAREYAVAGNGPVLLEFLTFRYGPHTLSDDPRRYRENELVDSWLPKDQLIRMRKFLTEKGLWSEEQEAAIIEKTQIEVKDALDASRKLPKQKISEYLANMYEVMPPSIKEQYDLYVEKENA; encoded by the coding sequence ATGACAAAAGTAATAGATTACAAGAAGATTCTAAAGGAAACGAATACGGAGCCTAAGTTGTTCCAAATTATGGACGAGAACGGGAAAATCGTCAATAAAGATTACTTTCCAGAGTTAACTGATGAACAGATGGTTGAAATGATGGAGGTTATGGTTTGGGGACGTGAATACAACAATCGTGTAAGCATCCTGAGCCGACAAGGAATTATCGGAAACCTACCACCAACTGAAGGACAAGAAGCAGCACAACTAATCAGTCAATACGCATTACAAGAGGGAGACTGGTTATTACCAACATATCGTGATGTACCACCATTGATTCGTCATGGAATTGAAACACGTCAAGCGATGAACTGGTACAACGGTCATACAGATGGATTCGCATACGATCATTCAATCAAAGCATTTCCACCTCAAGTTATTATTGGAGCACAAATTATCCAAGCCGCAGGAGTTGGTTTAGGGCTTAAGAAAAACAAAAAAGAAAATGTCGCAATGACTTATATAGGTGATGGTGGGACATCACAAGGGGACTTCTATGAAGGATTAAATTTTGCAGGAGTTTACGATGCACCGGTAATCTTTATCGCTCAAAATAATGGATTTGGAATCTCTGTACCACGTAGTTTCCAAACAAAATCTGCAACACTATCCCAAAAAGGGATTGGGGTAGGGATTGCACATCTCTTTGTAGATGGTATGGATCCTTTCGCAGTTTATGCAGCAACAAAAGCAGCACGTGAATATGCTGTTGCGGGAAATGGACCCGTACTTCTTGAGTTCTTAACATTCCGTTATGGACCTCATACATTAAGTGATGATCCACGTCGTTACCGTGAAAACGAACTCGTTGATTCATGGTTACCAAAAGATCAACTCATTCGTATGCGTAAGTTCTTAACTGAAAAAGGACTTTGGTCTGAAGAACAAGAAGCAGCAATTATCGAGAAAACACAAATTGAAGTTAAAGATGCATTGGATGCATCACGTAAACTTCCTAAACAAAAAATATCAGAATACCTGGCAAATATGTATGAAGTGATGCCACCTTCAATTAAAGAGCAATACGATCTTTATGTAGAAAAGGAGAACGCATAA
- a CDS encoding MerR family transcriptional regulator has product MSIKKDKLTTGQFAKICHVPKHVLFYYDEIDLFKPEFTDQNGYRYYAYHQYYAFIVITFLKDLGMPLTDIKEYLDVRSPENLTHILSQRNQKIDEQIQRLKLSQSFIKHTLDLMDLAAHSNANVCEVKVLEPESLIISRQTVSSDPHSFLKAYVNFCIDNGITFTNYVGSITSKQAILEKRYRELDYLYAISLGDLEHVELYEKPGGTYLTYYHHGSYDTLSIGYDAMIMYADKHNFKLDEAFFEKLLINEITVKTEDEFIIELSVRILEDYSVE; this is encoded by the coding sequence ATGAGCATAAAAAAGGATAAACTTACTACCGGTCAATTCGCAAAAATATGCCATGTACCGAAACATGTTTTATTTTACTACGATGAAATCGATTTATTTAAACCGGAATTTACCGATCAAAATGGCTACCGATACTATGCCTATCATCAGTATTATGCTTTTATTGTTATTACATTCCTTAAAGATTTAGGAATGCCACTCACAGATATTAAAGAGTATCTGGATGTTCGTTCCCCCGAGAACCTTACTCATATTCTATCACAAAGAAATCAAAAAATAGATGAACAGATACAGAGATTAAAACTAAGTCAAAGTTTCATAAAACATACACTGGATTTAATGGATTTAGCGGCGCATTCAAACGCTAATGTTTGTGAAGTAAAAGTCCTCGAACCGGAGTCTTTAATTATAAGTAGACAAACTGTAAGCTCAGATCCTCACAGTTTTCTTAAAGCTTACGTTAATTTTTGTATTGATAATGGTATCACCTTTACCAATTACGTGGGTTCGATTACATCAAAGCAAGCAATTCTTGAAAAGCGATACCGTGAATTGGATTACTTGTATGCAATTTCACTGGGTGATTTAGAGCATGTGGAGCTCTACGAAAAACCAGGAGGAACGTATCTTACTTACTATCATCATGGATCTTACGATACCTTATCTATTGGTTATGATGCGATGATAATGTATGCTGATAAACATAACTTTAAGCTCGATGAAGCCTTCTTTGAGAAGCTGCTTATTAATGAGATAACGGTTAAAACTGAAGATGAGTTTATTATTGAACTTTCCGTTCGTATTCTCGAAGATTACAGTGTAGAATAA
- a CDS encoding GNAT family N-acetyltransferase has product MNLNFKKFTAEHIPAYYTWRNDPEVAIFDQSQFLRPMSFEEVETWSQIMVDGMTYVICDGDKPIGTCAFMNLDQRNRHAELAIVIGDKDYWGKGYGKLIMAQLIEWGFEGLNLNRLYLHVFDFNKRAIALYEKMGFVEEGRMREMLYRNGKYHDVLCYGLLKSELK; this is encoded by the coding sequence ATGAACTTAAATTTTAAAAAATTCACAGCAGAACATATTCCGGCTTATTACACATGGCGTAATGACCCTGAGGTCGCAATTTTTGATCAGTCTCAATTTCTAAGACCGATGTCTTTTGAAGAAGTTGAAACATGGAGTCAAATTATGGTTGATGGGATGACTTATGTAATCTGTGATGGGGACAAACCGATTGGAACCTGCGCATTTATGAATCTTGACCAACGTAACCGTCATGCGGAACTTGCAATTGTTATTGGGGACAAAGATTACTGGGGTAAAGGCTATGGGAAACTCATTATGGCTCAACTCATTGAGTGGGGCTTTGAAGGGCTTAATCTCAACCGCCTTTATCTTCATGTGTTTGACTTCAATAAACGTGCCATTGCACTCTATGAGAAAATGGGCTTTGTGGAAGAAGGACGAATGCGTGAAATGCTTTATCGAAATGGTAAGTATCACGATGTGCTCTGCTATGGTTTATTAAAATCAGAATTAAAATAA
- a CDS encoding amino acid permease yields the protein MLEVLFEVVIGCIAIFYVDAKEWSDTKKQVVAMLIYWILIAFMIASLIFLFGV from the coding sequence ATGTTAGAAGTACTATTTGAAGTTGTTATCGGATGTATTGCGATTTTCTACGTCGATGCGAAAGAATGGAGCGATACAAAAAAGCAAGTGGTAGCGATGCTTATCTACTGGATTTTAATTGCCTTTATGATTGCTTCCTTAATTTTTCTTTTTGGTGTCTAA
- a CDS encoding NUDIX hydrolase, giving the protein MIQNEPRVGVGAMIMQEGEVLLVLRKKNPEKDHWSLPGGKVELYETLEDAVKREIKEELNLEIQLDQLLCATNHILIEEAVHFVAPTYLAHITDGNPCLMEPDALGGMGWFPLDELPQNLTVTTVNALDAYLKFTKK; this is encoded by the coding sequence ATGATACAAAATGAACCCCGTGTTGGCGTAGGTGCCATGATTATGCAAGAAGGTGAAGTCCTGCTTGTTTTACGAAAAAAAAATCCAGAGAAAGATCACTGGAGTTTACCTGGTGGAAAAGTTGAACTCTATGAAACCTTGGAAGATGCGGTAAAACGCGAAATTAAAGAAGAATTAAATCTAGAGATCCAATTGGATCAGCTTTTGTGTGCGACCAATCATATTTTGATTGAAGAAGCCGTGCACTTTGTTGCACCAACATATCTTGCGCACATTACCGATGGCAATCCATGTTTAATGGAACCCGACGCATTGGGTGGTATGGGTTGGTTTCCCCTTGATGAATTACCACAGAATCTAACCGTAACGACCGTGAATGCCTTGGACGCATATCTTAAATTTACTAAAAAATGA
- a CDS encoding ABC transporter ATP-binding protein has translation MRLIIRYLKKYKMLFLLNIVAILAFALVELGIPTIMGTMINEGVGTQNMDLIKSQGFLLLGVAILGGLGTILLNYTSSRIATRITRDIRNDMFEKSQEFSHSEYNEIGVSSLITRVSNDVYQLQLFVQMLLRMGLHAPFMILFSSVMIYRTNQRLALVMAGSVPFILIVVGIVGKLSGPLSRKQQKLMDTLNRVTRENITGVRVIRAFRKDKHETARFQKINKDYADVSKKLFRVMSRAEPLFFFILELSVLTIMWTASGMVEAGTLEVGSIVAFLEYQFHALFSLLLFSVVFIMYPRAAVSARRIDEILNKEPIIKNPENGVHEGSQETSIIFDHVDFAYPDGEANVLENLNFSAKKGETIAFIGSTGSGKSTLINLIVRFYDVTKGRVLVNGVDVREWDLYSLRYKVGFIPQKSLLFSGSISQNIRYGKESADDHEVEESAELASAKDFIEQKPDKYNEWISEGGSNVSGGQKQRLSIARALVRKPEIYIFDDSFSALDYKTDALIRKNLKEETKDAIMLVVAQRISSIVDADRIIVLNEGKIVGQGTHLELIKNCPIYIQIAESQFSEKEMAKYEKL, from the coding sequence ATGAGATTAATTATTAGATATTTGAAGAAATATAAAATGTTGTTTCTTTTAAATATTGTCGCAATTCTGGCCTTTGCGCTTGTTGAGTTGGGAATACCAACAATCATGGGAACCATGATTAATGAGGGTGTAGGAACACAGAATATGGACTTAATTAAGAGCCAAGGTTTCTTGCTCCTTGGAGTTGCCATTCTTGGAGGTTTGGGGACAATCTTACTTAACTATACGTCGAGTCGTATTGCTACACGTATCACTCGCGATATTCGTAACGATATGTTTGAAAAATCTCAAGAATTTTCACACTCTGAGTATAATGAAATCGGGGTATCATCTTTAATTACACGTGTTTCTAATGATGTATACCAATTACAATTATTTGTTCAAATGTTATTACGTATGGGGCTACATGCTCCCTTTATGATTTTATTCAGTTCGGTAATGATTTATCGTACCAATCAACGTCTTGCACTTGTGATGGCGGGAAGTGTTCCTTTTATCCTTATAGTAGTAGGCATTGTTGGGAAGCTATCCGGACCCTTAAGTCGAAAACAACAAAAACTTATGGATACACTGAATCGTGTAACCCGTGAGAATATAACCGGTGTCCGTGTTATTCGTGCATTCCGTAAGGATAAACACGAAACAGCACGTTTCCAAAAAATTAATAAAGATTATGCGGATGTATCTAAAAAACTATTCCGTGTTATGTCACGGGCAGAACCACTGTTCTTCTTTATCCTAGAATTATCAGTACTAACCATTATGTGGACAGCATCTGGAATGGTTGAAGCAGGAACGCTAGAAGTGGGTTCAATTGTTGCCTTTTTAGAATATCAATTCCATGCTTTATTCTCATTACTTTTATTCTCAGTTGTGTTTATCATGTATCCTCGTGCTGCTGTAAGTGCACGCCGTATTGATGAAATCTTGAATAAAGAACCAATTATTAAGAATCCTGAAAACGGAGTTCATGAAGGATCTCAAGAAACGTCAATTATCTTTGATCATGTTGATTTCGCATATCCAGATGGAGAAGCAAATGTTTTAGAAAATCTAAACTTTAGTGCTAAAAAAGGTGAAACTATAGCTTTTATTGGTTCTACGGGTTCAGGGAAATCCACGCTGATTAATCTTATTGTTCGTTTTTATGATGTGACTAAGGGTCGTGTCTTGGTGAATGGTGTTGATGTTCGTGAATGGGATTTATATTCCTTACGTTATAAGGTAGGGTTTATTCCACAAAAATCACTTCTCTTTAGTGGTAGTATTTCTCAAAATATTCGTTATGGGAAAGAATCTGCAGATGATCATGAAGTTGAAGAGAGTGCAGAACTTGCATCTGCTAAGGACTTCATTGAACAAAAACCGGATAAATATAATGAATGGATTAGTGAAGGTGGATCAAACGTATCTGGTGGACAAAAACAACGCTTAAGCATTGCACGTGCGCTTGTACGTAAACCTGAGATTTATATCTTTGATGATAGTTTCTCAGCGCTTGATTATAAAACGGATGCGTTAATTCGTAAGAATTTAAAAGAAGAAACAAAAGATGCAATTATGTTGGTTGTCGCACAACGAATTAGTTCGATTGTGGATGCAGATCGTATTATCGTGTTGAATGAAGGAAAAATTGTTGGACAAGGGACTCATTTAGAATTGATTAAGAATTGTCCAATTTATATTCAAATTGCAGAGTCTCAATTCAGTGAAAAGGAGATGGCAAAGTATGAAAAGTTATAA
- a CDS encoding YfcC family protein, with protein sequence MSETKKRFKMPTSYTIVFFALVITAILSYIVPQSVFDKEAGSIVFNAAFGEHGEIIRGVGLRPFGFWDVLMAPIQGFQAASDVAVGILCAGGFLNVLNHVGALDAGIGRILERFEGNILIAVMMFIFAVLGTSFGFWEEITAFSVVIVPMFVLAGYDVMTGLGVLFIGATIGNMSSLVNPFSTGAAVAAIGNPDLTIGSGIVLRSIIFLALYVVGTMLMIRYASRVKKNPEKSVLADCEGVNTLVDKNESLPEFTTQRKWSALVLILIVVVIILGYFPWEEIAGVGVANAVNSPFTALAKVPVLGSILGAGHVSRLGTWGFNEFAFLFVLGAFLLKFINKMSETEFLDVFIDGMKDLFGVVVVLAIARGIAIIMGSSSEGMSITFIYWISGALSAVPTWVFGLFAIASYVLIGVFLQSTSGVAGISMPILGAVASAVFAASAIGESGGQIILISAFVAGINFMAAIYPSATLMGTLEFVNVPYDKYLKFTLRILSVLLIVAAVIISVASAVGFVK encoded by the coding sequence ATGAGTGAAACAAAAAAACGTTTTAAAATGCCTACGTCTTATACAATCGTGTTTTTTGCTTTAGTTATCACAGCGATATTGAGTTATATTGTGCCTCAATCGGTTTTTGATAAAGAAGCGGGAAGTATTGTATTTAACGCAGCATTTGGTGAACACGGTGAGATTATCCGTGGTGTGGGTCTAAGACCGTTTGGATTTTGGGATGTCTTAATGGCTCCAATTCAAGGATTTCAAGCAGCAAGTGATGTTGCTGTTGGGATCTTATGTGCCGGTGGTTTCTTAAATGTGTTAAATCATGTCGGCGCTTTGGATGCGGGTATTGGTCGTATTCTAGAGCGTTTTGAAGGAAATATCTTAATTGCAGTGATGATGTTTATTTTTGCTGTATTAGGAACTTCATTTGGTTTCTGGGAAGAAATTACAGCGTTCTCAGTTGTTATTGTGCCAATGTTTGTTCTTGCGGGATATGATGTAATGACTGGTTTGGGTGTTCTCTTTATTGGGGCAACAATTGGTAATATGTCCAGTCTTGTAAACCCATTTTCAACCGGGGCTGCTGTTGCCGCAATTGGAAATCCAGATCTTACAATTGGATCAGGAATTGTATTACGTTCAATTATCTTCTTAGCACTTTATGTTGTTGGGACGATGTTAATGATTCGCTATGCATCACGTGTTAAAAAGAATCCTGAAAAATCAGTATTGGCTGATTGTGAAGGTGTGAATACACTTGTGGATAAAAATGAATCTTTACCTGAGTTTACGACACAACGTAAATGGTCAGCGTTGGTATTAATTCTAATCGTAGTTGTCATCATTCTGGGATACTTCCCTTGGGAAGAAATTGCAGGTGTTGGAGTTGCGAATGCAGTGAACAGTCCATTTACAGCTCTTGCGAAAGTGCCAGTATTGGGATCAATTCTGGGAGCAGGTCATGTTTCAAGACTTGGTACATGGGGATTTAATGAGTTTGCGTTCCTCTTTGTATTAGGGGCATTCTTACTCAAATTTATTAATAAAATGTCCGAGACAGAATTCTTAGATGTATTTATTGACGGAATGAAAGATTTGTTTGGTGTTGTGGTTGTGCTTGCAATTGCACGTGGTATCGCAATCATTATGGGAAGTTCAAGCGAAGGGATGTCAATCACCTTTATCTATTGGATTTCTGGAGCATTAAGTGCAGTACCAACTTGGGTCTTTGGTTTATTTGCGATTGCTTCATATGTTCTTATTGGCGTGTTCCTTCAATCCACAAGTGGTGTTGCTGGGATTTCAATGCCAATTCTTGGAGCCGTAGCTTCCGCAGTGTTTGCGGCAAGTGCTATTGGGGAATCGGGTGGACAAATTATCTTAATCAGTGCCTTTGTGGCCGGAATTAACTTTATGGCGGCGATTTATCCAAGTGCAACGCTGATGGGAACACTTGAGTTTGTGAATGTTCCTTATGATAAATATCTTAAATTCACACTTCGCATTTTATCAGTCTTATTAATTGTCGCTGCGGTTATTATATCCGTTGCCTCCGCAGTTGGATTTGTAAAATAG
- a CDS encoding alpha-ketoacid dehydrogenase subunit beta has translation MAVKNMVEAITDGLEVMLENDEKVLIFGEDVGKNGGVFRATDGLQAKFGEDRVFDTPLAESGILGLSIGLGVEGFRPLPEIQFFGFITEAIDSITNQMARMRYRTEGQLFAPITIRSPYGGGVATPEIHSDSYEGMIAQMPGMRVVVPSNPYDAKGLLISSIKSNDPVLFLEHLKLYRGEKVEVPEGIYEVPLDKANIVREGTDISIVSYGAMVVEARKAADILAEEGISVEVVDLRTIAPLDMETIGTSVSKTGRVLVVQEAQRIAGVASHVMSEISERFFLDLVAPVSRVTAPDTTYPLPQVEQIWLPNAQDIVTSARKLVQEY, from the coding sequence ATGGCTGTTAAGAATATGGTAGAAGCAATTACGGATGGACTTGAAGTAATGCTTGAAAATGATGAAAAAGTTTTAATTTTTGGAGAAGATGTTGGGAAAAACGGAGGGGTTTTCCGTGCTACCGATGGTCTTCAAGCAAAATTTGGAGAAGATCGTGTTTTTGATACACCGCTTGCGGAATCGGGAATCTTAGGTCTTTCAATCGGTTTAGGTGTTGAAGGATTTAGACCGCTTCCTGAAATTCAATTCTTTGGATTTATTACAGAAGCAATTGACTCCATTACCAACCAAATGGCTCGTATGCGTTACCGTACCGAAGGTCAATTATTTGCACCGATTACGATTCGTAGTCCTTACGGTGGTGGTGTTGCAACGCCTGAAATTCACTCAGATAGTTATGAGGGAATGATTGCACAAATGCCTGGGATGCGGGTTGTAGTTCCATCAAACCCTTATGATGCGAAAGGACTCTTAATTTCATCCATTAAAAGTAATGACCCTGTGTTGTTCTTAGAACACTTGAAACTGTATCGTGGTGAAAAAGTAGAAGTACCTGAAGGGATTTATGAAGTACCGCTTGATAAAGCAAATATTGTTCGTGAAGGAACAGACATCTCAATTGTTTCATATGGAGCGATGGTGGTGGAAGCACGTAAAGCTGCAGATATCCTTGCGGAAGAAGGTATTAGCGTTGAAGTTGTTGACCTACGTACCATTGCACCTTTAGATATGGAAACAATCGGAACATCTGTTTCAAAAACAGGACGTGTATTGGTTGTTCAAGAAGCACAACGTATTGCAGGGGTAGCGAGTCATGTTATGTCTGAAATCAGTGAACGTTTCTTCTTAGACCTTGTAGCTCCTGTATCACGTGTAACAGCGCCCGATACAACATATCCTTTACCACAAGTGGAACAAATTTGGTTACCCAATGCACAGGATATCGTTACATCAGCACGTAAATTAGTACAGGAATATTAG
- a CDS encoding ABC transporter ATP-binding protein has protein sequence MKSYKKLWRFLKPYKLKLIGAVLCLLVAAILTAAAPMIEGFVTTQLASDVKDISLNVAGAHIQFDVIIRIISILFVIYVTNALSRLFLQYLISDAIQSAVYDMRMEVKKKMERLPVSYFDKHSAGDLMARMSTDIEALSGALQQSFAQVVMAVLGIIFAVILMISIDFTMALVGIAIIPLSILVARFIMKRSQILFTRQQEVLGNMFSVVQEKFTGFNEIKLYNYQENATADFRKANEELCENGFKANFFSGLMTPSVSMITYIAIALAVYMGAIRIIEGAMAVGALQAFIRYIWQVNQPLSQITQMAPTIQASIAAMDRVFEYLEEPDDVYDIENPIKIDDYEGSVSFENVYFGYGEKPVIQDLSVEIKPGEMVAIVGPTGAGKTTIINLLMRFYDVNDGSIKIDGIDIRDMKRDDLRSLFGMVLQDTWLFSGKIKENIAYGKPDATDEEIIDAAKRTNVHHFITTLPNGYDMVLNEESSNISNGEKQLITIARALLSDPKILILDEATSSVDTRLDAMIQEAMAELMKGRTSFVIAHRLSTIKNADKILVVKDGNIIEMGNHDDLMAKGGFYADLYNSQFTDDQE, from the coding sequence ATGAAAAGTTATAAAAAACTCTGGCGTTTTCTAAAGCCTTATAAACTCAAACTTATAGGAGCTGTCTTATGTCTTCTTGTAGCGGCAATCTTAACGGCTGCTGCGCCGATGATTGAAGGGTTTGTGACGACTCAGCTTGCAAGTGATGTGAAAGATATCAGTTTAAATGTAGCAGGTGCTCACATTCAGTTTGATGTGATTATTCGCATTATTAGTATTTTATTTGTAATTTATGTTACCAATGCATTATCACGTTTATTTCTTCAATATTTAATTTCAGATGCAATTCAATCAGCTGTTTATGATATGCGTATGGAAGTTAAGAAGAAAATGGAACGACTCCCTGTTAGTTATTTTGATAAACACTCAGCTGGGGATTTAATGGCGCGTATGTCTACGGATATTGAAGCGTTATCGGGTGCACTCCAACAGTCTTTTGCGCAAGTCGTGATGGCTGTACTTGGAATTATTTTTGCGGTCATCCTTATGATTTCCATTGATTTTACGATGGCACTTGTCGGGATCGCAATTATTCCATTAAGTATTCTTGTTGCCCGTTTTATTATGAAACGTTCACAAATACTCTTTACCCGACAACAAGAAGTTTTAGGAAACATGTTCTCGGTAGTTCAAGAGAAATTTACGGGTTTTAATGAAATTAAACTGTATAACTATCAAGAAAATGCGACGGCAGATTTCCGTAAAGCCAATGAAGAATTGTGCGAAAATGGATTTAAAGCAAACTTTTTCTCGGGTTTAATGACACCAAGTGTTTCGATGATTACGTATATTGCGATTGCACTTGCAGTTTACATGGGTGCGATCCGTATTATCGAAGGTGCTATGGCTGTAGGGGCTTTACAAGCCTTTATTCGTTATATCTGGCAAGTTAACCAACCTTTGTCACAAATTACCCAAATGGCTCCAACCATCCAAGCGTCTATTGCGGCGATGGATCGTGTCTTTGAGTATTTAGAAGAACCGGATGATGTCTACGATATCGAAAATCCGATTAAAATTGATGATTATGAGGGATCGGTTTCATTTGAAAATGTTTATTTTGGATACGGTGAAAAACCAGTTATTCAAGATTTATCCGTTGAAATTAAGCCAGGAGAAATGGTTGCGATTGTAGGCCCAACAGGTGCTGGGAAAACAACGATTATTAACCTCCTGATGCGTTTCTATGATGTGAATGACGGATCGATTAAAATTGATGGAATCGACATTCGTGATATGAAACGTGATGATCTTCGCTCACTGTTTGGAATGGTCCTTCAGGACACATGGCTCTTTAGTGGAAAAATTAAAGAAAATATTGCCTACGGTAAACCGGATGCAACCGATGAAGAAATCATCGATGCAGCGAAACGAACCAATGTGCACCACTTTATCACAACCTTACCAAATGGTTATGACATGGTTTTAAATGAAGAGTCCTCAAATATCTCAAATGGAGAAAAACAATTAATTACGATTGCACGAGCACTGTTAAGTGATCCGAAAATCTTAATTCTTGATGAAGCAACCAGTTCTGTTGATACACGACTTGATGCAATGATTCAAGAAGCGATGGCTGAATTGATGAAAGGTCGCACAAGTTTTGTGATTGCGCACCGACTTTCAACCATTAAAAATGCAGATAAGATTCTTGTTGTTAAAGATGGGAATATTATTGAAATGGGAAATCATGATGACTTGATGGCTAAAGGTGGCTTTTATGCAGATCTTTATAACAGTCAATTCACAGATGACCAAGAATAA
- a CDS encoding Sapep family Mn(2+)-dependent dipeptidase, with product MDLNTKVESVFEDYKRDLERLVSIASVLDEEGQKPFGQEIQKALEEVLAIAKEMGFNTFIDPEGYYGYAEIGEGEEMFGVLGHMDVVPAGNLASWNTNPFELVEKDGMLFGRGTSDDKGPTLAAMYALKMLLDEGKSLNQRVRFIFGTDEESLWRCMNAYVAKEELPTQGFTPDSSFPLIYAEKGLIEFTLTTHQITDIQFNGGGALNAVPAEASTTFDPEVVKALDELGYPYEIKDDVITVTGKAMHAQVADQGENAITHLAHALYTAGKRSEMIDFIVEKCLDPNGKLIFGDVYDDVSGKLMLNVGKVSFKENIQEIGIDIRFPVTYPKEEVETNLKKAAHAHSVVVELFDYLKSIYVEKDSEFIQSLMGAYQSVTGDMESEPKTSGGATYARAMDNVVAFGAILPGGLKTEHQPNECISIKDMKVAMAVYAQAFLNLVIE from the coding sequence ATGGACTTAAATACAAAAGTAGAATCAGTTTTTGAAGATTATAAACGTGATTTGGAACGCCTTGTATCCATCGCAAGTGTTCTTGACGAAGAAGGTCAAAAACCATTTGGACAAGAAATCCAAAAAGCACTTGAAGAAGTGTTAGCGATTGCGAAGGAAATGGGCTTTAATACATTTATCGACCCAGAAGGCTATTACGGTTATGCGGAAATTGGTGAAGGTGAGGAAATGTTTGGTGTGTTGGGACACATGGACGTTGTACCTGCCGGAAATCTTGCATCATGGAATACGAATCCTTTTGAATTGGTTGAGAAAGACGGCATGTTGTTTGGACGTGGGACTTCTGATGATAAGGGACCAACTTTAGCCGCTATGTATGCATTAAAAATGTTGTTGGATGAAGGGAAATCTTTAAACCAACGTGTTCGCTTTATCTTCGGTACGGATGAAGAATCCTTATGGCGTTGTATGAATGCTTATGTTGCGAAGGAAGAACTTCCAACTCAAGGATTTACACCAGATTCATCATTCCCATTGATTTATGCGGAAAAAGGGTTGATTGAGTTTACTCTCACAACACATCAAATTACCGACATTCAATTTAATGGTGGTGGTGCCTTGAATGCAGTACCGGCTGAAGCATCAACGACATTTGATCCTGAAGTGGTGAAAGCCTTGGATGAATTGGGTTATCCTTATGAAATTAAGGATGATGTGATTACCGTTACGGGTAAAGCGATGCATGCACAAGTTGCCGATCAAGGTGAAAATGCAATTACGCATTTAGCTCATGCATTGTATACAGCGGGAAAACGCAGTGAAATGATCGATTTTATTGTGGAAAAATGCTTAGATCCAAATGGTAAACTCATCTTTGGTGACGTTTATGATGATGTATCGGGTAAATTAATGCTTAATGTTGGGAAAGTAAGTTTTAAAGAAAACATCCAAGAAATTGGAATTGATATTCGTTTCCCTGTTACTTATCCAAAAGAAGAAGTCGAAACAAATCTTAAGAAAGCAGCACACGCACATTCTGTTGTCGTGGAATTGTTTGACTATCTAAAATCCATTTATGTGGAAAAAGATTCTGAGTTTATTCAAAGTCTCATGGGTGCATATCAAAGTGTTACAGGGGATATGGAATCCGAGCCGAAGACAAGTGGTGGTGCAACCTATGCACGTGCTATGGATAATGTCGTAGCATTTGGTGCAATTTTACCTGGAGGGTTGAAGACAGAACATCAACCAAACGAATGCATTAGTATTAAAGATATGAAAGTTGCGATGGCGGTTTATGCGCAAGCATTCTTAAATCTTGTTATTGAATAA